A genomic region of Microlunatus sagamiharensis contains the following coding sequences:
- the recF gene encoding DNA replication/repair protein RecF (All proteins in this family for which functions are known are DNA-binding proteins that assist the filamentation of RecA onto DNA for the initiation of recombination or recombinational repair.): MFVDHLQLVDFRSYAAVDVALGAGVVVFVGANGQGKTNLVEAVEYLSTLGSHRVSSDVPLVRAGAERAIARARVQAGLDDERQLQLEVEISRGKANRARLNRSPVRRTREIVGVLRTVVFSPEDLAVVKGDPSERRRFLDDLVVSRWPRMAGVRADYDRVLRQRNTLLKSLSGRSRGGPPGADAAATLDVWDAHLAAAGAELVEARLVTLGDLVPHLAKAYADIAPTNSEAAAEYVTAVDLEPGADRDAIVAALTAAMTARRNDEVARGISLVGPHRDDVLLSLGVLPAKGYASHGESWSFALALRLGSLALLRSDGVEPVLVLDDVFAELDATRRERLASMVSGAEQVLVTAAVGGDVPAVLSGRRFRVAGGEVTPDA, from the coding sequence GTGTTCGTGGACCACCTGCAGCTCGTCGACTTCCGGTCGTACGCGGCTGTCGACGTCGCGCTCGGCGCGGGCGTGGTGGTCTTCGTGGGCGCCAACGGGCAGGGCAAGACCAACCTGGTCGAGGCCGTCGAGTACCTCTCGACGCTCGGCTCGCACCGGGTGTCGAGCGACGTGCCGCTCGTGCGGGCGGGCGCGGAGCGGGCCATCGCCCGGGCGCGGGTGCAGGCCGGCCTGGACGACGAGCGCCAGCTGCAGCTCGAGGTGGAGATCAGCCGGGGCAAGGCCAACCGCGCGCGGCTGAACCGTTCCCCCGTGCGCCGCACCCGCGAGATCGTCGGCGTGCTGCGGACGGTCGTGTTCTCGCCCGAGGACCTCGCCGTGGTCAAGGGCGACCCGTCGGAGCGGCGGCGCTTCCTCGACGACCTCGTCGTCTCGCGCTGGCCGCGGATGGCGGGGGTGCGGGCCGACTACGACCGCGTGCTGCGTCAGCGCAACACCCTGCTCAAGTCGCTGAGCGGCCGCAGCCGCGGGGGACCGCCCGGCGCGGACGCCGCGGCGACGCTCGACGTGTGGGACGCCCACCTGGCGGCGGCCGGGGCGGAGCTGGTCGAGGCGCGGTTGGTCACGCTCGGCGACCTCGTGCCGCACCTGGCCAAGGCGTACGCCGACATCGCCCCGACCAACAGCGAGGCCGCCGCGGAGTACGTCACCGCGGTCGACCTCGAGCCCGGCGCGGACCGGGACGCGATCGTCGCCGCGCTGACCGCGGCGATGACGGCCCGCCGGAACGACGAGGTCGCCCGCGGCATCTCGCTGGTGGGCCCGCACCGCGACGACGTGCTGCTCTCGCTCGGGGTGCTGCCGGCCAAGGGCTACGCGAGCCACGGCGAGTCCTGGTCCTTCGCCCTCGCGCTGCGGCTGGGCAGCCTGGCGCTGCTGCGCTCCGACGGGGTGGAGCCGGTGCTGGTGCTCGACGACGTCTTCGCCGAGCTGGACGCCACCCGGCGCGAGCGGCTGGCGAGCATGGTCAGCGGGGCCGAGCAGGTGCTGGTCACCGCCGCGGTCGGCGGTGACGTGCCGGCCGTCCTGTCCGGGCGCCGCTTCCGCGTCGCCGGCGGGGAGGTCACGCCGGATGCCTGA
- a CDS encoding DUF721 domain-containing protein yields the protein MPEPRDPVEPGEPPPEEHEAVPHDPTGLSLARETARALGARARRRRPPPSGERRRTVDPVSSGAHPDDRDPQTLSRAVHRLVDAKGWAAEVNVRTLLARWALLVGPTLALHSKPERYADAELTVRTDSTAWATQLRHMAPQLVAMLNEQLGADTVRFVRVLGPDAPSWKHGGRSVRDGRGPRDTYG from the coding sequence ATGCCTGAGCCGAGGGACCCGGTCGAGCCGGGGGAGCCGCCGCCCGAGGAGCACGAGGCCGTCCCGCACGACCCGACCGGGCTGAGCCTGGCCCGGGAGACGGCCCGCGCGCTCGGCGCCCGGGCCCGGCGGCGCCGTCCGCCGCCCTCGGGGGAGCGGCGCCGCACGGTCGACCCGGTCAGCTCCGGCGCGCACCCCGACGACCGGGACCCGCAGACCCTGTCGCGGGCCGTGCACCGTCTCGTCGACGCCAAGGGCTGGGCCGCCGAGGTCAACGTGCGGACGCTGCTCGCGCGCTGGGCGCTCCTCGTCGGGCCGACGCTCGCGCTGCACTCCAAGCCCGAGCGCTACGCCGACGCCGAGCTGACCGTCCGGACCGACTCGACCGCGTGGGCGACGCAGCTGCGGCACATGGCCCCCCAGCTCGTGGCCATGCTCAACGAGCAGCTCGGCGCCGACACCGTGCGCTTCGTGCGTGTCCTCGGCCCCGACGCCCCGTCGTGGAAGCACGGCGGGCGCTCGGTCCGCGACGGCCGCGGCC